The Opitutus sp. DNA window CGCACGATGTCGTTCACCACCGCCTCGGCAAAGCCTTGCGCAACCAAATCGCGGCGCGATTGGCCGGCTTCCACGTAGCCCTGCAAAATCGCGTCCAGCATGTCGTACGGCGGCAGGCTGTCCTGATCGACTTGGCCGGGGCGCAACTCGGCGCTGGGTGGCTTTTCAATCGTGCTCACCGGGATAACAATGCGCTCGCGGTTGATCCAGCGGCACAGCTCGTAGACCTGGGTTTTATAAACGTCGCTGATCACCGCCAACCCGCCGCACATGTCGCCGTAAAGCGTGCAATACCCCACCGCTACTTCGCTCTTGTTTCCGGTCGTGAGCAGCAGCGCGCCAAACTTGTTCGAGAGCGCCATCATCAACACGCCACGCACTCGGGCTTGGATGTTTTCTTCGGTCACATCCGGGGCGCGACCGGCGAAGACCGGGCCGAGCGCCGCTTCAGCCGCCGCCACGGTGTCGGCGATCGCGATGATTTCAAAACGGATGCCCAGATTGCGGGCCAAATCGCGGGCGTCGTTCTTGGAGTGATCCGAGGAAATCGCCGAAGGTAGGGAAACGCCCATGACGTTGTCCGCCCCCAGCGCGGCGACCGCCAGTTCGGCGACGAGGGCGGAATCGATGCCGCCGGAGAGCGCGATGAGCGCCTTCTTAAACCCGCTCTTGTGGGCGTAGTCGCGCAGGCCGAGCACGAGGGCGGCATGGATGTCGGCCATCGGCGAAGTGGGCTGCGCAACCGGGGCGCAACCGACGGCGGCGGACTGGCCTGGCGAAGCGGCGAGCGTGGCGGTCGTGTCGACGACGCGATTTTCGATGGCGAAGGCCGGCAGGCGGGCGGTGATCCGGCCAGTGGCGTCGCTCACCAGGCTGCGGCCGTCGAAAACCAGTTCGTCGTTGCCGCCCACGGCGTTGACGTAAACCACCGGGCAACCGAGATGGAGGGCGGCATCGGTGATGAGCTGGTCACGCAGGTAGCCTTTGCCGTGATGCCACGGACTAGCGGAAAGATTAACCATCAGATCGAGCTGCTGGTCGGCGAGCCAGTTAACCGGCTGAAAGCGGTAGCGGTTGCTCGGCGCGAGTTCGGGATGCGTCCAAATGTCCTCACAGAGGGTGATACCGATTTTTTTACCCTGCACGATGATGACCGAAGGCGGCGCGGGTGAGGGCTCGAAGTAGCGGTCCTCGTCGAACACGTCATAGGTGGGCAGCAGGCACTTGCGCGCAAGAGAAACGACGCGGCCGTTTTGGCAAAACGCCGCGGAGTTGTAGCAGCGACGGCCGGCGGCGGCGGAATTGGCCTCGACGGTGCCGATGAGCGCGGGGACTTCACCGATGACGGCGGCAATCTCGGTGAGCGTGGTTTCGACATCGGACACAAAGCGGCGTTTCAGCAAAAGGTCGCGGGGCGGGTAGCCGCAGATGACGAGCTCGGGATAGACGACCAATTCGGCACCTTGGGCGACGAGGGTGTGGTAGGCTTCGAGGATGAGCCGCCGATTGCCGACAAGGTCACCGACGGTGGGATTAAGCTGGGCAATGCCGATGCGCATGGAAGAGGTCGGGCAACGTGGGAGGGTTTCGCCCCCATGACAATCCACAAGCCGCATGGGGCGTAGGAGGTGGGGCGTGGAGCGTGGGGCGCGGCGGCCTGTTGCCAAACGCCGTGCGGCCTGTTCCGCTGCGAGCACTCCATCCCACATGACCATTCGCGAACCTGAAGTCGTTGAACTTTCCACATCTCAAGGCCCCATGCGCACGCTGGTTTTCCGCCCCACCGGCGAAGGCCAACACCCCGGCATCGTGCTTTACTCGGAGATTTTCCAAATCACCGCCCCCATCCACCGCACCGCAGCCTTTCTCGCCGGCCACGGCTTCGTCGTCGCCGTGCCCGAGGTTTACCATGAGTTCCTGCCTTCGGGCACGGTGCTCGCCTACGACCAACCCGGCGCCGACAAGGGTAACGAGCTTAAATACGCCAAGGAGTTGGCCAGCTACGACGACGACGCCCGCGCGGCCGTTAAATTCCTCAAAAAACACCCCGCAGGCAACGGGCGCGTCGGTGCGCTGGGCATCTGCCTAGGTGGCCACCTTGCATTCCGCGCGGCGATGCGTGCCGAGGTGGATGCGACCGCGTGTTTTTACGCCACCGATATCCACAACGGCACATTGGGGTTGGGAAAGGCCGACGACACGCTTTCGCGCATTTGCGAAATTCAGGGCGAGTTACTGATGATCTGGGGCCGTCAAGATCCGCATATCCCCGGCGAGGGCCGCGCCAAGATCTACGCCGCTCTCACGGCCGCAAAAACGAATTTCACCTGGCATGAGTTCAATGGCGCGCACGCCTTCCTGCGCGACGAAGGCCTGCGTTATGACGCCCAACTCGCCCACCTGACCCTGGGCATGACGGTGGCGTTATTTCAGCGCAAATTGGGCTGAGCGCGCAGTGGCGTTCGACTGAAGTAGCGCAGACTTCCAGTCTGCTCAGATGCAGGCTAGAAGCCTGCGCCTGGAGTTTGGCCCCAAAACGAGTTGAGATCCGTCCCCCCAGCTAAGGTAGAAGCTTACCGCAGGTAGCAACGGCATGGGTTTCGATGCGTTCGTTGACGTGCGGGTGGCTGTTGCGAAGTCTGCGAAACTCTCCGGAGTGATCAGCTCAGATCGCCATACATGATGCGCCGCACCTGTGTGGTTCTTGGCACGAGTTAAACGGCCAAACTCCAGACCTTGAGCTCACGCTCAAGGCCTGGAGTTTGGCCCCAAAAGCAGGTGGATGCGAAGCGGCCGGAGGCCCGGTTACGCAGCGCGGAAGAGTGCTTCAGCCAAGAAGGGTGGCGCTTTTGATGAGTTCGTGGAGGGAGGGTCGGTCGACGTGAAGTCGGAGAAACTCTCTGGGGCGATCTGGTCGGCCCAGCATTCGCTGCGCAGGGTGCGCAAGAGGTCCCCCGTGGAACTGGTCGCAGGCGAGGCGCCCGAAGAGTGCGTGCGCCATTTGGGCGGGCGAAGATGCGGCGGCGGATCAGGGGTTTGCCCCGCAGGATCGCCGAAGAGCAGGGCGGCGATTAACAACAGCGCATAGGCGGCGACGGTGGCGGCGGGTTGGTTGCGGTTGGAGGCGGCGGTGCGCAGTTGTGCCTGGCCGGTGCCGATCAGGGTTTTCTCATCCCGGAAGTTTCCCTCGATGCCCCAACGCCAGAGGTAATACTGGAGTTGGTCACCCACGGGCATATCCGGGTCGGTGCAAACCAAGAAGGCAGGCTGGCGATAGAGCAGCTTCGAGCCTGCGCGCAATCGGTAGCCCACCGGGGCGATCACCATGACTTGCAACGGGAGCGTCGCCCCGGCTTTACGCCACAGCACCGGCCCGAGGGTCTTGATTTTAAAGGTGTGCTTTTTTCCGGCCGCATAAGCCTCGACGCTTTGCCAGGCCACGGTGTCGTCGGTGCGCAGCTCTTCCGGGGTCTGGACCGGCGCGCCATAGACCGGCGGGCGACCGGTGGCCGCGGGTGGTCCAGGCAGGGCGTTGAGCACGGCGTCCCGGCGGATCCGGCCGATATAAACGGTCTTGGCGGGCAGGCCCTTGAGTACGACCGCATTGGTGTAACTGCCATCGCCGGCGACCACCAGTTTGCGCGTGTCTGGCAGCGCCTGGCGAAGCTGCTGGATGCGGGCGAGCGCGACGACATTAAGCCGCTGCTGTTTTTTCTTCTCCGTGTACTGCTGAACCTCGTCGGTAGTGGCTTTTTTACCCGGCTTTGGCGGCGTCGGCGCGTGGGTGAAATCCACCGGAATCATCCGGGCGTGTCCGTCGGAACCAGGCCAGGCCGCAGAGAGTTGCACATAGCGCTGGCCGCGCACCAGGTTGGTTTGGAACGCGGGGCCGAGCGGATCGCGTTTCCAGCCGACGCCGTCGATCTTGACCCCGGTTTTGCGTACCAGGGTGTCATCGATGGCGGCCACCAACGGGGTAAGCGCCGGCAGGTTTACCTCAAGCTCATGGAGGACCGTGCGGAAAAGCCCCGCCGGCTTCACCCGGTCACGCGAATACAACCGGTAGTCGGCCGTCCAGTCCTGCTGGGCACGCCCGCACAGACAAATCAGGTTGGTAAGAGTCCCCCGGCACGGTGAAACCAGTGCCGCCATGAGATGCCCCTGCAGTCTCCGGGCGCACTCGGGGGCGGCGCAAGCCGCAGCACAAGCCCGTTTCATAAGTCGTCCCAGCCGATCGGATAAACCCAACTGGACTTTTTTTTAACGCCTACGTCCACCAGCTCGGGCGTGACCGGCATAACGGGCGCGACCAGACTGCGTGAGAGGACCAAATGATGCGCGTCGGTGACGGTCCACTCGACGGCCTCCGACTTGGCGAACCCCATCGTCTGGGCGATGGAAGCGGGTAATGTCACATACCACTGCTCACTGTTTTTGCGGATGATGCGCTGAACTTTGGTGGTGGTGCTCATGGTCCGACACCATCGTTCATGGCCACGCTTTTTCCCATGGGCCCGACGCCCCATTTATCTCTACGGCCTTCTCCGGGCCAACTAGTCAGAGGCCAAACTCCAGACCTTGAGCTCACGCTCAAGGCCACGTTCGGGCGGGTGCGGCCTGGAGTGTGCCTTTGCCTGGGTGGCTTTGGCTCGGTGTGGCT harbors:
- a CDS encoding NAD+ synthase codes for the protein MRIGIAQLNPTVGDLVGNRRLILEAYHTLVAQGAELVVYPELVICGYPPRDLLLKRRFVSDVETTLTEIAAVIGEVPALIGTVEANSAAAGRRCYNSAAFCQNGRVVSLARKCLLPTYDVFDEDRYFEPSPAPPSVIIVQGKKIGITLCEDIWTHPELAPSNRYRFQPVNWLADQQLDLMVNLSASPWHHGKGYLRDQLITDAALHLGCPVVYVNAVGGNDELVFDGRSLVSDATGRITARLPAFAIENRVVDTTATLAASPGQSAAVGCAPVAQPTSPMADIHAALVLGLRDYAHKSGFKKALIALSGGIDSALVAELAVAALGADNVMGVSLPSAISSDHSKNDARDLARNLGIRFEIIAIADTVAAAEAALGPVFAGRAPDVTEENIQARVRGVLMMALSNKFGALLLTTGNKSEVAVGYCTLYGDMCGGLAVISDVYKTQVYELCRWINRERIVIPVSTIEKPPSAELRPGQVDQDSLPPYDMLDAILQGYVEAGQSRRDLVAQGFAEAVVNDIVRKVDLNEYKRKQAAPGLKITPLAFGVGRRIPIVQKYVS
- a CDS encoding dienelactone hydrolase family protein, yielding MTIREPEVVELSTSQGPMRTLVFRPTGEGQHPGIVLYSEIFQITAPIHRTAAFLAGHGFVVAVPEVYHEFLPSGTVLAYDQPGADKGNELKYAKELASYDDDARAAVKFLKKHPAGNGRVGALGICLGGHLAFRAAMRAEVDATACFYATDIHNGTLGLGKADDTLSRICEIQGELLMIWGRQDPHIPGEGRAKIYAALTAAKTNFTWHEFNGAHAFLRDEGLRYDAQLAHLTLGMTVALFQRKLG
- a CDS encoding transposase; the encoded protein is MAALVSPCRGTLTNLICLCGRAQQDWTADYRLYSRDRVKPAGLFRTVLHELEVNLPALTPLVAAIDDTLVRKTGVKIDGVGWKRDPLGPAFQTNLVRGQRYVQLSAAWPGSDGHARMIPVDFTHAPTPPKPGKKATTDEVQQYTEKKKQQRLNVVALARIQQLRQALPDTRKLVVAGDGSYTNAVVLKGLPAKTVYIGRIRRDAVLNALPGPPAATGRPPVYGAPVQTPEELRTDDTVAWQSVEAYAAGKKHTFKIKTLGPVLWRKAGATLPLQVMVIAPVGYRLRAGSKLLYRQPAFLVCTDPDMPVGDQLQYYLWRWGIEGNFRDEKTLIGTGQAQLRTAASNRNQPAATVAAYALLLIAALLFGDPAGQTPDPPPHLRPPKWRTHSSGASPATSSTGDLLRTLRSECWADQIAPESFSDFTSTDPPSTNSSKAPPFLAEALFRAA